ACGTCAGCTCCCAGCTGTGAGGGGACTCCGCCGTCGGCACCCTCGTCCCCAGCGCAGGGCCCCTCTTGGGACGTGTGGGCTTTGCCCTGGGACCCGCGGCACCCATGCCCTGGGCTTCCTCTCGAGGAAGGACCCAAAGCCCTAAGGAGAGCCCCCGGATTCCTCTCCAGGAGGTGGTCGGGTGTCTGCGGAAACTTAGGGACCCGTAAATAACCGCCTTTAAACGTCACTCGTTTCCATCAGCAGGCCAGGGAGGCGCCCCGTTCAAGTGCAAGTGGCCAGCCTGTGTGTGTTCCTGGCCCCAGTGCCGTTCCAGGGGCTCCTCCGGGCCTGGCGCTCGGTCACCTTTGGCAGAGCATTTCTGTGACGGGACCGAGGATCAAGCCCCTGCTTGCAACCAGGTGGGTGCTATGTCTGAATGGCTGTGTTCCCCCCAAATCCATATTCTCAAATCCTAACCCCTAAAGTGATGGGATTAGGAAGCAAGGCCCTTGGAGGTGATTCGGTCGTGAGGGTGGAGCCGTCACGAATGGGATCAGTGATTTATTAGAAGAGGCCCCACACAGCTCCCTTGCCAAGATTTCCCCCCAAGGTAGGTGGCCCTGCCTCACCCTCAGGGCGCGATTCCCCCCTGGGGTCAGCTCTCCTTCCCACACACAGGTCTCTCAATTTGACCCTCGTGGCCTGCGGCAAGCGGAAGGCTTTAGGGCGAGTGCACCTTCTGGTGACTTATATTCTGGGTCTGAATGATGAAGGGGTGACCCACAGGGGCTCCCGAATAAGCCGCCACACCCAGCCCACTCACTTCAAGTGCGTGAGGCCCTTGCACTCGTCCAGGATTCTGGCGATGTACCGGGCTCCGACATCGGTGATCTGGTTGTTATACAGgcttggagagagagcacagtgtgAGACTTTGGGACCCCCGGCGTCGgcttatttggggttttttttcttggtaCAGTTGACACAGTGTtgcattactttcaggtgtacaacatagtgaatcCACAGGTCTACGAGTTATGCTATGTTCACTACAAGCGTGGCCACCATCGGTCACCAGACGATGCTCTCACAGTATCACCATGTTCCTTGCGCTGTCTGTCCCTTTTATTCTCGCGTCCCCACGGGACATTTTTAAGTGGGTATGTGCTGGCTGCCGATACCTGAAGTCTGGgctgaaaggagagaggaagggcacACAGAGAGCAGTGTGGGGCTCGGGGGTCTGGAAGGCCGGGTGCAGAGCCAGCTCCGCCACTTTCCCagcctctgcttctgcttctgcctctgcGATGAGGAGGAAGAATCACCATGCCCCCACGGGGTCATTAGGATGATTGATTATGTGCGACCAGTCAAGCAGCAAGTGACGGGTATTTTTCGATTAAGGTCACAAGCAGCAGCTTGAGGGACAGTGAGTGTTGGAAGCTCCCGTCTCCCTGTTAGTCATTTTACCGCCTCGTACCAATTCaacaagaaggcagaaaaaagcGGAAAGTGGTAAACAGACAGGTTTCAAGTGCTCAGCAGTTTGGTGACTGATGTGGAGCCTTTTGTGGGCTTTATCCCAACTGCTCTGAATATTCATACGTTTTGCTGCAGGTAGATTCAATTACTTGAAACCCGGGTAATGCTCTCGACCTCACTGGCCATATCACTTTTACACGGCACATACACTGACTCCGGATCTGTGTCTTTCGCTCGGGGCTCTGGATGAGGGATTGTGGATCCACAATCTAATACGTAAACGGCATCTGGCATTTATAAAAGGCAGCCCTAGCCACTCCCTCAGCAACCCCCAGTCACCGCTTGTAAAATACTGGCCTGGATTAGGATCTCAATAGACAAGTGAAAGACACTTCTGGGCTTGCTCAAAGAGTGTGCTGCTGGCCGAGCCAAGAGCAGAACCCAAGACTCCTGGCCCCCTGTCCAGGGCTCTTTCTGGTGGCTCGGCCATCATTCCAACCCTCCAGTGACTCGCACGAACGGCAGTTTCCTGCTCCTCTGTATTATTACTACACAACTGATCTGGTGCTGTTGAGGAATACGTACCCTAAAAACGTCAGAATTTTGTATTTGGTCAGCTCTTCACATAACACCTTTACCCCGCTGTCAGTGATCTGGTTTACGCTGAGTCtgaaacaaaacagcaaaggAAGTTGAATCACAGCAGCTGCTCACTATGGAGGAGTATGAAGGCCACAAGATCCAGAAGCCTGTAGGTCCTGGAGTTTTCCCAGCTATAAACGCTCCCCTGAGACAGTGGCCATGGCAGTCAGCCACAGAGCTCCTAAAGGATCTGGGCGTCGTGGGGCCAACAGACCCACGCGGAACTGGCCCGTCAGCAAGACTACAGCAGAGCCCTGACTCGACATGAGGGCTACGAGAGACACATAAAGGACACGTGAGGCCGGTCACCTCTGACAGCCTGCATTTGCGGGTGGCCTACGTGTCGGTCAGGCCTTCTCTGTGGCTGTCACAACACAGCAGGGGCTGTGGATTTGGAACCGTGTGGAGCGGCTTGTAGTGATGGCAAGGCTCGGGGAGGGAAGGCCCCGCCCCCTGGCCAGGGGGGGCCAGAGCTATCAGGTGTCCTGCGAAAGGCTGGACAGCCCCCACAAGAACTGCCTCACCCGCAGCGCCAACAGCCTCCCCATCTGGAGGTCACATTTACAGatgggggcaggaaaagagagccTTTGGGATGATGGATCTCTCCTGCACAAGGGCCGGCCATTCACGGGAACTGTTCTGCCCAGTCCCTGTACTAACAGGATAGTTTGATGTGGCTAatatgtgaatttcttttttttttttttttttactaccaagtaatctgtgtaacaaactaccctGATTTTCTCAATCCTTCACCCCGTCGTTTACATGAGGCTGAgggacagggggagggtcagggatggaggagggtgagggagcaCGGGTCGGTGAGACAGTAAtccaagggtcagcaaactttttctgtaaaaggccacaGAGCAAATATGTGAGGCTCTGAGGACCATGTGGTCTCTATTGCAATTATTTGGCTCCACAGTATGAAGcaactgtggggcgcctgggtggctcagtcggttaagcgcccgacttcagctcaggtcacgaactcatggtttgtgagttcgagccccgcatggggctcggtgctgacagctcagagcccggagcctgcttccgattctgtgtctccctctctctctgcccctcccccactcctgctcgcgcgctctctctcaaaactgaataaacggtaaaaaaaaaaattttttttatagtggGAAGCAGCTGATATGTAAACATATgggtgtggctatgttccaatacaactttatttacaaacacaaaCCCTGGGACAAACTGTGCCAGCAAGCTGACCTCTCTAATAAGTGAAAGGCTGAACACGTTTGATTTTTAGGCCACGTCAAAATGATCAGGTCAGCTACTCAGGGCCCCTCCTCCCAAGGTGCCCACCTTGGTGCTGGGGCACACTGTGTACACACACTGCGTGGCCATCCCAGGGTGGCAGAGGCTGCTAGTCACTTCCAATATCTGTGCTTTCTTAGAAACAGGATCCCCCACTTTTTGAACTGGGTGCATGATTAAGTTTGCCCCTGTGAAATGTAAGCAGAAGTCTCATTAGCCATAGCTGACAAGTTCTCAAAAGAATGAGGTATGTCCTTCTTTGCTTGCCCCTTCTTCTTCCTGGAGGCTGGAACGTCAACAGAATGGCTGGAACTAAGCAGCCATATTGGGACAAGAGGTGGAAATCAGGTAGTGAGGGCAGCAAGGCCACTGTAAGGCTGAAGACAGCCTGGGCTCCAAACATAGCTACTTGGGGCAGGAGCGCCACCTTGGAGCACTCCATCTTAGGAGATGAGCACAGGGAGGCCACGGTGTGTGAGAGTGCCCCAGGGGGAgagcacaggcctgggctcctTGCATCTCACTGCCCACTGCCCACATAAAGTACACTCTAGCATTGGTGTAACAGGTACCCAGAACCAGTTCCAAATCCCCTCTCCCCATCAGAAATGCATGAGCCAAGTTATGGAGAACTGATACCGTCAGAGAGATTTACAAGCTGTCTTTTATACAGGAAATGCTAACAGGAGAAAGCAGACTGGCCTCCTTCCTCTAAACCATCAAACAGGAAACCACTCGAAAGTGAGCATTCTGTACTAAGATCCCTGGCAGCTCAGGGCAGCTGGCTTTGATCGTGGAAAGTAACAGAGGCCAGTGAGCACACAGTCTGCTTTTTATGCAATCCCAAAAGCACCCACGTGCCGGAAACCCCTCACTGGCTATCTTTGAGCCTCCCGTGAATCTCAAAAGATTCATTCTTTAGGATTCTGCCTCTACCATgtccctgctgtgtgaccttgagaacatctctgtgcctccacACCCTCGTTTGCCAAAATGAAGAGTCCCTACCACCTTAGAGGGTTGCTAAGAGGATTAGATCAGATAAAGTTTGTAATGCACTTCACCCTTTCTCAATAAACGCTGGTTGTTATTACTGTAATTGCTAGGATACCAGCGTCTCCTTCTTCCAGATgagggctcagagaggctaagcaaCTCACTCGAGGATGCCCAGCCGGGGCCGACCCGGCTCTGCCCGCTGCGGAGGCTTCTCTCCCAGCTGTCTGCCACTGTGAGATAGAATAGGCTCGGGTGCCCCCAACACCAGGGGTCACGAGTGCCAGGGTAATTCAGGAGCTCCTACCCCAGGAGGCTCCTCCTGGTGTTTCCCCCAGCTTGGCctgccccggcccccccccccccctcccgggcTGCTCCCTGTGCCTGGCGGCCTCACCTGATGACCGTGAGGCGGCTGAAGCAGGGCTGCAGCTCCCGCACGCCGTAGTCATTGAGGTTGTTGTTGTCCAGGTCCAGGGCGAGCCGCTTGCGGAGGTGGTGCAGGACGAACGAGAGGGCGCTGCAGTCGGCCGAGCAGGCGTTGCAGTAGGTCAGCTTGAGGTAGTTCGCACAGATGCCCTTGGCCGCCAGCCGCCCCACTTTCTCGCTCTGCGTCTCGTAGATGCAGCGCAGCATCCAGATGAAGGTGGGCATGGCCTGCACCTGGTTGTAGCCCTCGCACTGGAGCCGGGGCAGGCTCTTCAGGTGGGCCCGCAGGCTGGCAAACAGGTGCGCCCACAAGGCCTTGCGCTTTCTCCGCAGGACCGCCGCAGGCACCAGGTGCCGCAGGAGTTTCTGCTTGGCCTTGGACAACAGCCCGCACAGGAAGAGGTTGGTGAACTGGAAGTGATCCTTGTTCTTGAAGAGGTCCTCCCCGGCCAGGCCGGGGCCCCTCAGACACCgcacagggagaaaggaggggtaGCAGGACTCCGCGGCCGCCTCGCCAGGAAGCCCACACTCCTGGAAGAACCTGAGCAGCTGCTGCGTGCCTACCTTGTCGTCGGCCACCAGAAAGAAGGCGGTAAAGAAGGCCTGGAGGGTGACGTGGAAAAACTCATAGGCCTGCTGGTCACCCCCAAGGCCCTGCTCTGGCACGGCCCGCAGGAAGCCCAGCTGCAGCTCTCCGTCCTGCACCTCGGCGGCCCGCACGTCCTCCTGGCCAAAGACAAAGAGGTTCTTCTCCATGCCCTGGTGGGCCACCCGCCCCAGCGAGCGCAAGGCGGCGCCGCCGGCGCGGAAGGTCTCCGTCCGGCTGCGCGTGTTCCGCTGGACCAGGCTGGTGGGCTGCGTCCTGTTCAGGTGGACCTCGGTGATCAGCAGGAAGACGTCGGTCAGGGTCACCGTGCAGTCAGGCAGCTGCGTGGAGATGTCCGCAACACTGTGGAAGTGCTGGAAACAGCGGAAGACGATCCAGCAGAAGAGGGGCACGGCGCACAGGCTGCAGAGGTTGGGGTTGGCCTCCAGGTGGGCCAGCAGGCGGTCCCGCACGGCGGGCTCGGGGAACACCCTCTGGGTGTAGGCCCGCAGCTGGCTGGGCGAGAAGCCCCGCAGAAACACCTTCTTGCGGAGGAGCTGGCGTGGGATCTCGATGCCCGTGCGGGCCGTGAGCAGCTTGGCGGCGCCCTTGAGCAGCTTCCCGCTGAGCAGGTTGGCCAGCAGGGCCAGGGGGTGGGCGGGCTCCCAGGGGGAGGAGGTGTCAGGCACGCTGCTCAGGTCGAAGTCTGAGTGCAGCTCGTCCAGGCCGTCGAAGGTGAAGAGGGCCGTGTGGGGGAAGCGCAGCAGGAAGGCGAACACCTCATCCGGGTCCTGCTCCGGGTAGCAGTAATGCTTAAAGAGCAGGTCCTGCAGGCACAGCGCGTCGTCCTCCTTGAAGCAGCTGAACACGCGGCAGCGGAAGTGGAAGAAGAACTTGAACTCCGCGTCCAGCAGCCCCGCGGCCCACAGGCCCTGCAGCCGCTGAAGCAGCATGGACTTGCCCACGCCGGCGTCCCCGAAGATGAAGATGGTCTCGCCCTGCTCGCTGAGGACGCCGGTGGAGTGGTCCAGCAGGCAGGCCAGGCTGCCCAGCAGGCCCAGGCTCTCGTTCCTGAAGCCCACCAGCTCCACGATGGTGTCCGTGTACATCTCCTCCAGCAACAGCTCCTCCTTCTGGGCGTAGCACAGGATGAACTTGGAGTCGAGGCCCAGTTGCTGTCGCAGCTTCTGGGTGTACCTGCTCACTggagtggggggggcggggggtaagACAGCCAGTTCCATTGAAactctttaagtaatctctacacccaacatgagtctcgaactcataaccccgagatcaagagccatatGTCCCCcttgactgggccagccaggcatcccctgaAACTCCTATTGTTAAGGCAGAGATTGCCTTGACCATTCTTTTGCTTATCACTCTGCTCTGAAAACAACCGGCAGTCTTACAAAACTACATGCCAACACTTTtggtgagaaaatacatttgacatTAATCCCGATTATAAATGAGCTGTGCCAAATCGCCAAAACGGAGTAAACTGAGATGAAAACTAGCCTTATTCAACCTGAGGGTCACTGACTTAGCGCCTGCCCACAGGGGAGCTGGCAGTAACATGCTCTCATGGGCGTGGACTTAAGCAAACCTGAGCTAGAGATGGGCCTTACACAGAGAGGGAGGTGGTCCTTCCCCAGACAAGAGGCTCTTCAATAAATGCCTTGCAGATACTTTGGTGGGTGGGGGGCTAGGTGGTTAGTGGGGTAAGCTTccagttgggctcaggtcaagatctcatggttcctgagttcaagccccgcaccgggccccacgctggtggcacagagcctgcttgggattctttctctgcccctcgcccactcatgcaggagagctctttctctcaaaataaataaactttaaaaatactttgggaTTTTAATTATAATTCAGGTACAAAAATGAGACATACATGCCCATTTCCAAATTCATCAATAACTTTTTCCCATCAACTTAGACCAACTTGGCTGCCTGCTTAAAAtttgtgaattatattttttatagctTTCGTAAGGCATAACTTACATACTATAAACTCACATATTTTACAATAGGCATTGTATACTACTCAACGATTTTTTACTCAATTTGCAAAGTTATGCAAACACCGCCACAATCCAGTTCTAAAACATCTCCATCATAAGCCCACTTCTAGCCAATCTCTGCCCCTGGCCCTAGGCAACTACcagccttctttctgtctctattagtttgccttttctggacatttcatataaacagaatcacgCAATATATCGTCTTTCATGTCTGGCTTTGCAGAGTGACTCATACTTTAAAAGCAATACCAAAGTAGCTGGTTAAAGGAACCAGTGGAGACAtcttttgaaagaattattccTCACAGGcaggaacatttttcttttctcctgtggAAGGAAACAGAATGAAGCAGGAAGGAGCATTAAGTGGTAACAATGGCCACAGGTATCTGCCAGAGCTTGGCCCTGACATTGCTGGTTGGCCTGGTTTCCCCTAAACACACACCTGATTGTCTGGGACtttgtccttttgtgtgtgtgttcaaggtCAAACTAGGTTCTTTAAACATCAGAGTCTGGGACCCTGGTGTGAGGATGTTTTCAATAAGTGTCTCAAActagagagagcacaggcatggAGAGAGACTCCCTGGTTCCCAGACCAGATCATGGCCCCGATTATGTGGGCTCACTGCAGCTTGAACTGCTCTTGTCCTTATCACCATGCgcaaatacacatttttgtgaTTACCGTCGGGGCTCCTTCACTGGCCTCCGAGCTCCCTGAAAACAAGAACCACGTCTGATCTGCTCCACACGGAACCCGTGGCACCAACACAATGCCTTTGCCCATAGTGGGTACATCATTAATACCTGTTGGACTAATGGATTAGCTAATGCAGTACCACTGTGCTTTGGAAATAAGGATTGGCAACTAGAGGTGATAGAAGAGTAATTTGCCTAGAATAAATCCCCCAACGAATAAGAATCCTGGGCCAGATGTCTTCCTACAGACCATGTGAAGacgagttaatacctattcttctcgaactgttccaaaaaaaaaaatagaaatagaaggaaaacttccaaactcattctccAAAGCCAGaattgccttgattccaaaattAGACAAAGGCCCcagtaaaaaggagaagtataggcccatatccctgatgaacatggatgcaaaaattctcgacaagatactagcaaattgaatttgacaatacattaaaagaattattcactggggcacctgggtggctcagtcggttaagggtctgactcttgatttcagctcaggtcatgatctcacagtttatgagtttcagccccgcatcaggttctgcgctgacagtgtggagcctgcttgggatcctctccctccttcttcatctctctctgcccgtcccctgcttgtgtgctcgctcgctctctctctctctctctctctctctctctctctctctctcaaataaataaactttaagaaaaaaaaaagaattattcaccatgatcaagtgggatttattcctgggctgcagggctggttcaatattcacaaatcaatcaacgtgatacaccacattaataaaagaaaggataagaaccatacgatcctctcGGTAGATGCAGAagaagtatttgacaaaatacagcatccattcttgataaaaaccctcaacaaagtagggacggatggaacatacctcaacattaaTTGTTGCCATTAATTGTACCCCAaacataaaggtcatatatgaaagacacattgctaatatcatcctcaatggggaaaaactgagagcctttcccttACAGTTAGGGTcgagacaaggatgtccactctcacccttactatttaacatagtactgaaagttttagcctcagcaatcagacaacaaaaagaaataaaaggcatccaaattggcaaggaagaagtcagactttcactatTTGCTGGCAACATGAAACTCTATGTAGCAAACATGAAAGACTCaccaaaaaaaattgctagaatacatgaattcagcaaagtcacagaatataaaaaccaacatgggggcgcctgggtggctcagtcggttgaccggccgacttcggctcaggtcatgatctcgcggtccgtgagttcgagccccgtgtcgggctctgtgctgacagctcagagcctggagcctgtttcagattctgtgtctccctctctctgaccctcccccgttcatgctctgtctctgtctcaaaaataaataaacgttaaaaaaaattttttttaaataataataaaaaaaaaaccaacatgcagaaatctgttgcgtttctatacaccaatagcgaagcagcaggaaaaaaaaatcaaggaatcaatcccatttgccaTTAGTTGTACCCccaaacaataagatacctaggaataaacctaactaactAAAGAGGAGAtctttggaaagattttaaagaggaaaaaaattcattcttgaATTTGTGCAACCATTAAACTGTCTATATATGTCAGAACAGTAAGTAACCAAGAGGTCACGAGAGAGGCCGTTCCCACAATTGCACAGGCCTCTATACAGATCAGACCAGCTATGTGTGCTCGGTTCAGTCACAGTCCCCAGGCTGCCCTTGGACAACAGGGAACACAACACTGGGCCTACTGCCTGATGTAGAGGCCAGGGCTGACCGTGGTGGACCACGCTTTCATGCGCTGCTGGGCCCACACACCGCAGCATTTCCAAACCCCAGGGCCTTGCTTGCTTAGTGTCTGCAGTCCCCCTGGGGAGGACTCGTACCTGGGTCAGTGTTGACAACAACTCTGCTCTGAATGAGCTCGGAGGGGGAGAAGCCAGTCTCCAACAGCCAAGGCCTGAGATCCACGTAAGCATCTGCAAGTTGCTGGAGCACGTAGAGGAAGAACTCGGACACTTCCTCGCCCTTGCTCTGTACCAGATCCAGAATTTTGCGAACCTTAGTAAGAAATTAGACCACACAGCTCTAAGAAACCAGGAGGCTTCCATGAACCCAAAAGTAAAAAGGTCAGACTGGCCCAAGAGGTGTGCCCACCCCCAGGATTCTTCCTGTGTCTCCTTGTCCCTCTTCACCTAACACTATTGCCAGCCAGGAGTGAGTGTTGCAGGGAGAAAGTTACCTCTTGGGCATAATGAGGTGGGTGCTGGGCCACAGAGCAAGGGGCTAACAGACCCCCATGGAAGTTACACCCTAAAAAAGGCTTTTTGTATTATTCAAAATGCACGAAAAAATCACGTAAGTCAGTTACTGTGCTTCCCCCAGAAACCCTCTGTCTCCTCAGAGCCTGGCAGGATCACGTGACAAACAAGTTCTGTCACTCCTTGACCCAAAGAGTGTTCAGTCTTGCAATTCTCTTTTTCAGGAGATGACACAAAGCTAAAATGAAACTAAGGGTTGTTAAGACCTCCTCCAGTGGCGTATGGAAAAGTCTTTACTGTGGACCCAGCCTGGGACACAGTTGTTCCCAAATCAGAGGCAAGGCCATTCTCAGAGCCTTACCCAGCAGTGAGCAGCTCCCTGGAGTCTAAAGGCACTGAATGAACATCACTGCTAAGGGGTGAggtggtcattttctttttctctcctcctacTCGAAAGTGGATTGAAATCAACCAGTTTGGGAAGCAGTACACAGAGCGAGGAGAGCAGAGACGTAAGAGGAGCCTGCTCTCAATGCGCACGCAAAAAGCAAAATGTGCAATTGTGTAATCAGCTGATAACCCCAGCGTTTCTGTTTTATCAACGACCCCAGTGGGAAATTCCGCCAATGTCCTAAACTCCCAGAGGTCCTCACTCAGATCAATGGGAGAAGCCCCT
This sequence is a window from Prionailurus bengalensis isolate Pbe53 chromosome A2, Fcat_Pben_1.1_paternal_pri, whole genome shotgun sequence. Protein-coding genes within it:
- the NOD1 gene encoding nucleotide-binding oligomerization domain-containing protein 1 isoform X1 — protein: MEKQGHGEMGIIPSESYSHVKLLKINRELLVTHIRNTQCLVDNLLKNDYFSSEDAEIVCACPTQPDKVRKILDLVQSKGEEVSEFFLYVLQQLADAYVDLRPWLLETGFSPSELIQSRVVVNTDPVSRYTQKLRQQLGLDSKFILCYAQKEELLLEEMYTDTIVELVGFRNESLGLLGSLACLLDHSTGVLSEQGETIFIFGDAGVGKSMLLQRLQGLWAAGLLDAEFKFFFHFRCRVFSCFKEDDALCLQDLLFKHYCYPEQDPDEVFAFLLRFPHTALFTFDGLDELHSDFDLSSVPDTSSPWEPAHPLALLANLLSGKLLKGAAKLLTARTGIEIPRQLLRKKVFLRGFSPSQLRAYTQRVFPEPAVRDRLLAHLEANPNLCSLCAVPLFCWIVFRCFQHFHSVADISTQLPDCTVTLTDVFLLITEVHLNRTQPTSLVQRNTRSRTETFRAGGAALRSLGRVAHQGMEKNLFVFGQEDVRAAEVQDGELQLGFLRAVPEQGLGGDQQAYEFFHVTLQAFFTAFFLVADDKVGTQQLLRFFQECGLPGEAAAESCYPSFLPVRCLRGPGLAGEDLFKNKDHFQFTNLFLCGLLSKAKQKLLRHLVPAAVLRRKRKALWAHLFASLRAHLKSLPRLQCEGYNQVQAMPTFIWMLRCIYETQSEKVGRLAAKGICANYLKLTYCNACSADCSALSFVLHHLRKRLALDLDNNNLNDYGVRELQPCFSRLTVIRLSVNQITDSGVKVLCEELTKYKILTFLGLYNNQITDVGARYIARILDECKGLTHLKLGENKITSEGGKCLALAVKKSKSIFEVGMWGNRIGDEGAKAFAEALRNHPSLTNLSLAFNGISTEGGKSLAQALQWNTSLRIFWLTKNELDDEVAESLAEMLKVNQTLKHLWLIQNQITAKGIAQLADALQRNTGIMEICLNGNLIKPEEAKVFQDEKRIVCF
- the NOD1 gene encoding nucleotide-binding oligomerization domain-containing protein 1 isoform X2, with the translated sequence MEKQGHGEMGIIPSESYSHVKLLKINRELLVTHIRNTQCLVDNLLKNDYFSSEDAEIVCACPTQPDKVRKILDLVQSKGEEVSEFFLYVLQQLADAYVDLRPWLLETGFSPSELIQSRVVVNTDPVSRYTQKLRQQLGLDSKFILCYAQKEELLLEEMYTDTIVELVGFRNESLGLLGSLACLLDHSTGVLSEQGETIFIFGDAGVGKSMLLQRLQGLWAAGLLDAEFKFFFHFRCRVFSCFKEDDALCLQDLLFKHYCYPEQDPDEVFAFLLRFPHTALFTFDGLDELHSDFDLSSVPDTSSPWEPAHPLALLANLLSGKLLKGAAKLLTARTGIEIPRQLLRKKVFLRGFSPSQLRAYTQRVFPEPAVRDRLLAHLEANPNLCSLCAVPLFCWIVFRCFQHFHSVADISTQLPDCTVTLTDVFLLITEVHLNRTQPTSLVQRNTRSRTETFRAGGAALRSLGRVAHQGMEKNLFVFGQEDVRAAEVQDGELQLGFLRAVPEQGLGGDQQAYEFFHVTLQAFFTAFFLVADDKVGTQQLLRFFQECGLPGEAAAESCYPSFLPVRCLRGPGLAGEDLFKNKDHFQFTNLFLCGLLSKAKQKLLRHLVPAAVLRRKRKALWAHLFASLRAHLKSLPRLQCEGYNQVQAMPTFIWMLRCIYETQSEKVGRLAAKGICANYLKLTYCNACSADCSALSFVLHHLRKRLALDLDNNNLNDYGVRELQPCFSRLTVIRLSVNQITDSGVKVLCEELTKYKILTFLGLYNNQITDVGARYIARILDECKGLTHLKLGENKITSEGGKCLALAVKKSKSIFEVGMWGNRIGDEGAKAFAEALRNHPSLTNLSLAFNGISTEGGKSLAQALQWNTSLRIF
- the NOD1 gene encoding nucleotide-binding oligomerization domain-containing protein 1 isoform X3, with the protein product MEKQGHGEMGIIPSESYSHVKLLKINRELLVTHIRNTQCLVDNLLKNDYFSSEDAEIVCACPTQPDKVRKILDLVQSKGEEVSEFFLYVLQQLADAYVDLRPWLLETGFSPSELIQSRVVVNTDPVSRYTQKLRQQLGLDSKFILCYAQKEELLLEEMYTDTIVELVGFRNESLGLLGSLACLLDHSTGVLSEQGETIFIFGDAGVGKSMLLQRLQGLWAAGLLDAEFKFFFHFRCRVFSCFKEDDALCLQDLLFKHYCYPEQDPDEVFAFLLRFPHTALFTFDGLDELHSDFDLSSVPDTSSPWEPAHPLALLANLLSGKLLKGAAKLLTARTGIEIPRQLLRKKVFLRGFSPSQLRAYTQRVFPEPAVRDRLLAHLEANPNLCSLCAVPLFCWIVFRCFQHFHSVADISTQLPDCTVTLTDVFLLITEVHLNRTQPTSLVQRNTRSRTETFRAGGAALRSLGRVAHQGMEKNLFVFGQEDVRAAEVQDGELQLGFLRAVPEQGLGGDQQAYEFFHVTLQAFFTAFFLVADDKVGTQQLLRFFQECGLPGEAAAESCYPSFLPVRCLRGPGLAGEDLFKNKDHFQFTNLFLCGLLSKAKQKLLRHLVPAAVLRRKRKALWAHLFASLRAHLKSLPRLQCEGYNQVQAMPTFIWMLRCIYETQSEKVGRLAAKGICANYLKLTYCNACSADCSALSFVLHHLRKRLALDLDNNNLNDYGVRELQPCFSRLTVIRLSVNQITDSGVKVLCEELTKYKILTFLGPDFRYRQPAHTHLKMSRGDARIKGTDSARNMVIL